aatcccgtttttccattgttcctgaatttaaacatcaagccgcctgcaacaaggaacaatgagttaccgagaactcttgcagcttgcaatagacgaaagttcccggataaatcaaggtaagtggaacttgttatatcagatacatttaggctagtttcacacaaacgtgtccgttttgcgtccgcaaaaaatgcaccgtttttcagttgcaaaaagggatgattattggctttcggaccaagggcggcggtatttctcaaacagcgcagtttgtgaactgttcgcgtgctgctgtggtgacagtgtatcgtgagtggacaaatggcatcattgggaataacggacatggaaactgcagagcaccacgtgccatgtatttgagaggtgaacgttggctaccagacgtatgtctaatacaacagttcagcgaacccgactgcgtatggggctccgaacccgacggatggtcactgctcctatgtaacaaaggtgcatcagagaaaatggcttcaatttgcacggcagtattggtctcagagcaccgatgattggcaaagggttgtcttctccgataaatcaagttttctgcttcatcgaaaggatggactttacaaccattgctggaaaaagctggcggcgacgtcagcgcctggggtatttttccatggcattctctgggccactcatccatatggaaggctctgaaccgatttagatatgaatccatcgttacagatcacatccaccatacatgctgattgtcttccctggagcaaatggaatcttaaagcaagacaatgcgacatgtcacacgactataaatgcccgacagtggttggaagagcacgagcaagacttccaagtacttccctggccccctatttctccagacttgaacccaattgagcatctgtgggaccacgtcaatcgtgttgttcgctttatggatcctcccccacgcaccctccagtaaatgtgggatgtatggagtcagcgaggctccacatatgagaccacttaccagcaccttattgagtcactcccagcccgtctactgctgtccgtgctgcacacgccggttactctggatattagtagtagttataataatgtgactcgactgtgtatatattcatagtattaaaacggttgtccaagattagaaagacatgggagctttcctctagaaagaaggccacgcgagtccataggaaatgtctggtattgatcttttttcccattttttctgtacataattaatatatgttatacacattgtttcacatctaggcattgctgatggaagattaagatctggacatagaaggcgtcagagtgtggaacaggatgaagaccatgacaatgtccccgacaggagacgaagacgtggtcaagttccaccgcgccgtaggttgcagcaagacggagcggacagaagccggtcccctttacgacctgagccaatagaacagtctgaaacgacaattggccgtcgtattaatagtgagaccgagctcagaattcctgtTGAATCCCGgcctgggtctactccatcaactactcaggagagatccgaaaggctggaggaaccaacacaagagcccagcaccagtgagccgctaccaaacctgcagccgtccagagaaggaagcagatctcctcagcaaacatctaacaggctggtggagccaacaccaagcaccagtcagctgcttcccaaccaacagtcgacaacagagaccacagacagcagacctgtgcagagaagacaacgtcggcgaggcaggagaggcaggcagattgatagactcccatctcgaacctttactgaaaacgaagacatccagtcctgcactatatgcctagaggactatgagattggagagcaagtcaccgttctgccatgttctcacatattccatctgccttgtattgcacattggatcccgacaaatccacgctgtcccttgtgccgcgtccatgcctttcaaagaaagaggaggagataagtaccaacagctgtggtgcagaagaaacaccagcagtacaggtatgatcactgacatctatagtatttttgtgaaatcatggctggagcttcggcaccagtatattgctgagtgattatcgtctggtctgattattttttgttttgtctacagtaccacctagtcttcttcatcatcttcaccttggacgccagaatctcaatctgcacagagacctaataataaaagatccctgatgccgtttcccagaatccatttatgtgatactggaatttcccttcggggattaataaagttatcttatcttattttatgcctgggactcccttctattttggatatttcatattccatctcggttggattggcgtttcgactactactacattttggcctaagacttacattacgccttaaaactggtgagaatggtggcgttcccatgtttacataggagcaatgtaggccccaagattacaatatttagggtgattgatatatattgtaaaaataaaaatcacagaaaaaatactctttttttagggtatgttcacaaaagaagtgcaagtcacttatgggccgcttttggagccgtttttcctagacaatattgaaaacagctccaaaaacggccgtaaaaaacgctgaaaaccttgaaaacagctctgtattttcagatatttttgagtttgcgcgtgaacataccctaatttccatcaatgtacaaatgaatagaaattaattactaacatatacaccatccagacataacattaaaaccacctgccttgtgtagtcctcctcgtgctgccataatagctctgacccgttgggacatggatttcagaagatctttaaaagtgtcctgtggtatctggcaccaagacgttagcagatcctttaaccccttcctgctccttgacgttctattccatcatgttatggcaacaggaggcctaacaatggcctccgggtttgtcatctacggaagcctagtttgtcctgccttaggtttgctgtcagtgagtaactgacaacacttttacactgcactacgcatgtagtgcagtgtattagaatagcgatcagggattcctgacttcaagtcacctagtgagacaaaaaaaaaacacttgtataaaaaaacttttttcaatattaagtcctttatttaaaaaaacaaattgttaactaataactattttgtgtgttataaccatctgccttacaccacattttctgtaattttttctgtttttcactgaatgtatcaaccaaattttaccactaacataaagttcaatgtgtcaccagaaaacagtctcagaatcacttggataaataaaggcattccaaagttattattaccacataaagtggcacatgtcatagttacatagttacatagttagtacggctgaaaaaagacacatgtccatcaagttcaaccaagggacgggaaaagggaaggaaaaatttctacacataggagctaatacttttttgttctaggaaattatctaacccttttttaaagccatctactgtccctgcagtgaccagctcctgcggtaggctattccatagattctccagacggagggagtgtccccttgttttttgagggggttttacatggaacagaatttcaccatattttttgtatgtgccattaatatatttatataaattaatcatgtccccccttagtcgtcttttttcaaggctaaataggtttaattcttttaatctttcctcataacttaaattctccatgcccctaattagctttgttgctcttctttgtattttttccaactccagggcatcctttctatgaactggagcccagaactgaactgcatattctagatgaggcctcactaatgctttgtaaagtggtaatattacatccctgtcccgcgagtccatgtctcttttaatacacgacaatatcctgctggcctttgaagcagctgattgacactgcatgctgttattgagtttatgatttacaagtacacccagatccttctcaacaagtgactcccccagtgtagctccccctaggacatatgatgcatgcaggttgttcgtacccagatgcataactttacatttatctacattaaacttcatctgccaagtggacgcccaaacacttagtttgtttaaatctgcctgcaattcatgaacatcttccatagactgaactatattatatagcttggtgtcatctgcaaaaatagaaatagtgctattaatcccatcctctatatcattaataaataagttgaataatagtggtcccagcactgaaccctggggtacaccacttattaccggggaccattcagagtaggaatcattgaccacaactctctggatacggtccttgagccaattctcaatccaattacaaactatattttctaaacctatagtccttaatttacccattaggcgtctatgggggacagtgtcaaatgcctttgcaaagtccaaaaacactaaatccacagcagcccctctgtctagacttctgctcacctcttcatataatcactatatccacagcggcccctctgtctaggcttctgctcacctcttcatataaacactatatccacagcggcccctctgtctagacttctgctcacctcttcataaaaacagattaggttagtttgacaacttctgtccttagtaaaaccgtgctggctgtcacttataatactatttattgtcacataatcctgtatatagtccctcaatagcccctcaaacattttccccacgatggatgttaagcttactggtctataattacccggggaagacctagagccctttttgaaaataggcaccacatttgccctgcgccagtcccttggcactattccagtcactagagattctctgaatattatgaaaagggggacagaaataactgaactaagctctttaagaattctagcgtgtatcccatctggtccggggccttgtgcacatttattttatttaatttagcttggacaatatctacattcatccaattcaatatatcaactgatatattaacagcactggcaccggctacatcagctgctctttcttctgttgtatatacagagcaaaAGAACCCAttcagtaactctgccttctcttgatcttctatgaccaactccccattaccactatctaggggtcctacatgttcagattttggctttttagcatttatatacttgaagaattttttgggatttgttctactatccttggccacctgcctttcattttgtatttttgctaattttattacatttttacagattttattaagctctttatattttacaaaggcttcagacgtaccctcagatttgtattttttaaatgccctttttttgtcgtgtattgcccctttcacagaaggtgtaagccatgtgggatttaattttagtcgtttatacttgttacctataggaataaattttgcactataataacccaaagtagatttgaaaatctcccatttatcatttgtcccattatttgacattagttcttcccagtctatatcctgaattgccgccttcatcctggggaaattggctttcttaaaattaaatgtttttgccctcccagcctgtgtttgttttttacagtataggtaaaatgtaactatattgtgatcactgttaccgaggttttcacgaacattgacgttcccaacaagctctgcattattagaaatgaccagatccaacagagcttcacctctagtagggtcttccacaaactggcctataaaattttcctgcaacagcttgaggaaatgtctccccttagaaaatgtcagattagacaaatgggctctgagccttaaggcccaacctaggcttcgtcattaaggggttaagtcctgtaagttgtgagtaggggtctccatggattggatttgtttttccagcacatctatcagatgatcgattgaattaagaatatggaggccagctgtcacggacactgggtttgtggacgcactaggccgctccaccgtagcggggaggcagctgaccaggtcacagtctatgtgaaagtaagatggcagacagtaatgcttagctacctgaaatagtccgggcggtggctgtggcttcagcacggatggaggcaggtgcggaaagtggcgccagacgtggcgggcagtatccgatgagcagatggcacttgacgtggcagaagacacttgatgtggcagatggcacttgatgtggcagatggcacttgacgtggcagatggcacttgacgtggcagatgacacttgaacacgggtaggcacaggaacaatgcggaatacaggaacggtaatagggcatgggtaacagcgggaacgggagacactaagggaccatttgcaagacagactgggaaagactaacaacgctcaggcaaggatcagaagggctggggcattcttatagagcaggaagtcatgtgggttaatgatcattgttttcatgtgcgcgcgctggcccttacgggacccagccggacggagcggaagcgagcgctggcctctcctaggagggagacggaggccagcgctcacagatccatggctgcgggcatcgggaggtgagtgaactcgacggcccgcggccatgggcgctacagtatccacccctcttacgccccctcttcttggtgccagagtgagagaggaactttttaataagagtaggggcgctgaggttctcttctggctcccaggacctctcctcagga
This sequence is a window from Rhinoderma darwinii isolate aRhiDar2 chromosome 12 unlocalized genomic scaffold, aRhiDar2.hap1 SUPER_12_unloc_11, whole genome shotgun sequence. Protein-coding genes within it:
- the LOC142698110 gene encoding uncharacterized protein LOC142698110, whose amino-acid sequence is MSYRELLQLAIDESSRINQGIADGRLRSGHRRRQSVEQDEDHDNVPDRRRRRGQVPPRRRLQQDGADRSRSPLRPEPIEQSETTIGRRINSETELRIPVESRPGSTPSTTQERSERLEEPTQEPSTSEPLPNLQPSREGSRSPQQTSNRLVEPTPSTSQLLPNQQSTTETTDSRPVQRRQRRRGRRGRQIDRLPSRTFTENEDIQSCTICLEDYEIGEQVTVLPCSHIFHLPCIAHWIPTNPRCPLCRVHAFQRKRRR